In the Pseudochaenichthys georgianus chromosome 1, fPseGeo1.2, whole genome shotgun sequence genome, one interval contains:
- the vwa10.2 gene encoding von Willebrand factor A domain-containing protein 7, whose protein sequence is MASRQTVVFLVAVVISLSDFIHSFQPLFSPDGNSTTHRDITLRAVLRKTAEVCRDMAASEGRDFRLTIDDSLSTDKVQRACSTTGTSTSLLSTVLFETSIANMYFSNAKVDVAFALSEKHHFDDETFQGGRDVITAGVAAVKASVKLESFVAGRRNLGQVCHTLQDFYSHSNWVELGNTSPYSTLISPDQPLENLAGLSVPTCRNCTGGKCENNLLPDLLQQGLLTSGYFNIFSAAKPAGKCSHGGSFDRTSRKDPVGGISKDDLGSSHGSLHPKAADLAVNATMELLEDVRVAVGDKNFLRLMGLSQSSVLCFVIDTTGSMSDDIAEAKRVSFAIIDSKRGTQQEPSAYILVPFNDPGFGPVTMTANADFFKDSINKLSASGGGDIPELCLSGLQLALTAAPPSSEIFVFTDAPAKDAHLKSTITAIIESTKSVVTFMLTDVLASRRRRRNTQRVSPRKMTQLDAQLYRDLARASGGQAIEVTKSDLTLATTVIEDSLANAVVTVFQVVRNPGRSDNFTFIVDGSLRNLTAYITGASSLTFDLTSPTGVSQSSSQSSGPLATITTAGNLRRLSLNTDNQTGSWEISVNSKNPYSVKVTSQSSVNFIYNLLEAHEGAHGDFSLKDGRPLSGGNASLMISVTGSDKVKVTEVTLFDSSGPTEVNGSLQSVGSGNFLVTFSGVPAGEFVVRMKGEDGSSTSRSTATSFQRQASTQIKTSSISVTAQASITNIEPGSTISVPFTVSTTTNGVVNDSATGMFTVRANNDRSYTSTSPSSITIASGDGGTANGTVTLTAPASAASGTDVTLTIEAENAAATDINYAVLRFSVVAKVTDITRPVCQTVSSSSNCPSSSSLCASSQWTFIANLTDGINGTGIESITIRKGNGTLNTSTVAGAGGANVTVATYSASCCSQNVELAAVDKVGNVGKCAGQARQTTVATTLTAITAAVNTTSTGGHTSSISHCLWISVVVSLLWK, encoded by the exons ATGGCCAGCAGACAAACAGTCGTGTTCCTCGTGGCAGTGGTGATCTCCCTGTCAGACTTCATTCATAGCTTCCAACCCCTCTTCTCACCTGATGGTAATTCAACCACTCACCGTGACATCACACTGAGGGCGGTCCTCAGAAAGACAGCTGAGGTCTGCCGAGACATGGCTGCTTCGGAGGGACGGGACTTCCGCCTGACT ATTGATGACAGCCTGTCAACTGATAAGGTGCAAAGGGCCTGTTCTACGACAGGTACCTCCACCTCTCTCCTCTCAACTGTCCTTTTCGAAACATCCATCGCCAATATGTACTTCAGCAATGCAAAAGTGGACGTGGCTTTTGCGCTGAGTGAGAAGCATCATTTTGATGATGAGACTTTTCAAGGTGGACGGGATGTCATCACAGCAG GTGTGGCTGCTGTGAAGGCCAGTGTGAAGCTGGAGAGCTTCGTCGCAGGGAGGAGGAATCTTGGACAAGTCTGTCACACCCTACAG GACTTTTACAGCCACAGTAACTGGGTGGAGCTGGGGAACACAAGTCCTTACAGCACTCTGATCAGCCCAGACCAACCTCTTGAAAACCTGGCAG GCCTAAGTGTTCCCACCTGTAGAAACTGTACTGGAGGAAAATGTGAGAACAACCTTCTTCCTGACCTGCTGCAGCAAGGGCTTCTCACCTCAGGCTACTTCAACATCTTCTCTGCAGCAAAACCTGCAG GCAAATGCAGCCACGGTGGATCATTTGACCGGACAAGCAGAAAAGACCCAGTGGGGGGCATCAGTAAGGACGACCTTGGGTCCAGTCATGGCTCACTTCACCCAAAAGCAGCTGATTTGGCTGTGAATGCCACTATGGAGCTACTAGAGGACGTCAGAGTAGCAGTGGGAGACAAGAACTTCCTGCG ATTAATGGGCCTCTCCCAGTCCTCAGTGCTGTGTTTTGTCATTGAcaccacaggcagtatgagcgaTGACATAGCTGAAGCTAAGAGGGTTTCCTTCGCCATCATTGACAGTAAGAGGGGAACCCAGCAGGAGCCCTCCGCTTACATACTGGTGCCTTTCAATGACCCAG GGTTTGGACCTGTGACAATGACAGCCAATGCAGATTTCTTCAAAGACAGCATCAACAAACTGTCTGCAAGTGGAGGAGGAGACATCCCAGAGTTATGCTTGTCTGGACTGCAG CTTGCCCTGACTGCTGCTCCACCCTCATCTGAGATCTTTGTCTTCACTGACGCTCCAGCTAAGGATGCTCATCTGAAAAGCACCATCACTGCTATTATAGAGAGCACCAAGTCAGTG GTAACTTTTATGTTAACCGATGTCCTGGCGAGTCGACGGCGCCGCAGAAACACTCAGCGGGTGTCTCCTCGTAAAATGACCCAATTAGATGCCCAGCTGTACCGTGACCTTGCCCGTGCCTCTGGAGGTCAGGCCATTGAGGTGACCAAGTCAGACCTCACTCTGGCTACAACTGTAATAGAGGATTCATTAGCCAATGCTGTG GTGACAGTTTTTCAGGTAGTGAGGAATCCTGGAAGGTCTGATAACTTTACGTTTATTGTTGATGGATCACTTAGGAACCTGACTGCCTACATCACAGGAGCCTCATCTCTCACTTTTGATCTCACAAGCCCCACAG GTGTATCTCAGAGTTCCAGTCAGTCCAGCGGTCCTTTGGCAACCATAACCACAGCCGGAAACCTACGTCGTTTAAGCCTTAACACTGACAATCAAACAGGATCATGGGAAATCAGTGTTAACTCTAAAAATCCTTACTCTGTTAAGGTCACAA GTCAAAGCTCAGTGAACTTCATTTATAACCTTCTGGAAGCTCATGAGGGAGCCCATGGGGATTTCAGCCTAAAGGATGGACGTCCTCTTTCAG GTGGTAATGCTAGCCTCATGATATCTGTGACAGGAAGTGACAAAGTAAAGGTCACAGAGGTCACTCTGTTTGACAGCTCCGGGCCAACAGAGGTCAACGGATCATTGCAG TCTGTAGGGAGTGGCAACTTCCTGGTGACATTCAGTGGAGTCCCAGCAGGCGAGTTTGTGGTTCGCATGAAGGGAGAGGATGGCAGCTCCACCTCCAGGTCCACAGCAACCAGCTTCCAGAGGCAGGCCTCCACTCAGATCAAGACCTCCAGCATCTCTGTTACT GCCCAAGCCAGCATCACCAACATAGAACCAGGCTCTACCATCTCCGTTCCTTTCACAGTCTCCACAACCACCAACGGAGTTGTCAACGACTCTGCAACAGGGATGTTCACAGTGCGAGCCAACAATGACCGCAGCTATACTTCAACCTCACCAAGCTCCATCACCATAGCGTCAGGTGATGGAGGCACAGCCAACGGCACCGTGACCTTAACGGCACCGGCCAGTGCTGCATCCGGAACAGACGTGACCCTTACCATTGAGGCCGAAAATGCAGCTGCCACTGACATCAACTACGCTGtcctcaggttttctgtggtggCCAAG GTGACAGATATTACCCGTCCAGTGTGCCAGACAGTCAGTTCTTCCTCCAATTGTCCATCCTCTTCATCACTGTGTGCTTCCTCACAGTGGACATTCATTGCAAATCTCACGGATGGCATCAATGGAACCGGTATTGAGAGCATCACCATCCGCAAAGGGAACGGTACCCTCAATACCAGCACAGTGGCTGGGGCTGGAGGGGCCAACGTTACAGTTGCTACATACAGCGCCTCCTGCTGTTCACAGAATGTAGAGCTGGCTGCCGTGGACAAAGTAGGAAATGTGGGGAAATGTGCAGGACAGGCTAGACAAACGACGGTTGCCACTACACTTACAGCTATCACAGCTGCAGTGAACACAACATCCACTGGAGGGCACACCTCGAGCATATCACACTGTCTCTGGATCAGTGTTGTGGTTTCTCTCCTATGGAAGTAA